The following proteins are co-located in the Mobula birostris isolate sMobBir1 chromosome 26, sMobBir1.hap1, whole genome shotgun sequence genome:
- the LOC140188323 gene encoding gamma-interferon-inducible lysosomal thiol reductase-like, with protein sequence MIYHLKNTSSYLPVICCMESARTVLMAAQQCLQEHAPSMSWEIISDCVDEDLGCRLMYQNAQRTSELEPPHNYVPWILINGEHSEDMQHHAETDLLDLVCRTYTGPPPMVCDQSVNTKHSKLET encoded by the exons ATGATTTATCACCTGAAGAACACGTCGTCTTACCTGCCAGTGATCTGCTGCATGGAGTCTGCCCGTACAGTGCTCATGGCAGCACAGCAG TGCCTACAAGAGCACGCGCCGTCCATGAGCTGGGAGATCATCAGTGACTGTGTCGACGAAGACCTGGGCTGTCGGCTGATGTATCAGAATGCTCAGAGGACCAGTGAACTGGAACCACCGCACAACTACGTCCCTTGGATCTTGATCAATGGG GAGCACTCTGAGGACATGCAGCACCATGCGGAGACTGACCTCTTGGACCTAGTCTGTAGGACCTACACA GGTCCCCCACCGATGGTTTGTGATCAAAGTGTCAACACCAAACACTCAAAGCTCGAAACATAG